A single Henriciella sp. AS95 DNA region contains:
- a CDS encoding TonB-dependent receptor translates to MYKQLYASVAALAIAGALSWPAAAQTASSDEGTSPKRLQSVTVTARKTSEDIQDVPLSMSAFDAEALADYGFTDSLAIDDQVPNLEIKTFGGNPNLFIRGVGNNDFNGTTVSPVSIYSDDVLQGLTGGQLMQMFDLERVEVLRGPQGTLFGRNTTGGAINFYSRKPGNTQEGYLRVGIGSYNAREVEAAGTIVAIEDKLSTRIAGKMQANDGDRRNLYDGSRANAVDLAAIRAITRYTPNDDVELLWNLHYGRDRSDYQQGKSVGAINGGNALGYVDPVPDDAKYINVNRTDNRHHADTWGTSVAITWDIGDYTLKSVTAYEDVETDYLGDIDQSPQSLDELRFQQDGEQVSQEFNLSYDGGGDVTWISGLFALKEDFGYRTSGPLFGDVPGAALPLDAHSQRDTKTYAVFGEATYQLTDAFSLTGGLRYTYEEKDAVLDSLLTYGEFGTSPAGLVVPLIPKTSRSESWDAWSGRLLAKYEFGADSMVYGSVSRGFRSGGYNLGAFFDPNELTTVDPEFLTSYEIGLKTTLLDDRFRANMAVFMYDYTDLQVFTFTQGSSTANPIVIALENAADAEVSGFEGEFTAIPVDGMHLSLGIGYLDASYENYVSPIAGDLSGNRLPGAPEWNINASAQQDFSLPNGWVLTPRVEYVYVDQRYYDSNQLEAISSRGSHELVNARLSLSPETSDWEIALWAKNIGDEQYIVDAGDLRATFGFIPTYYGPRESWGLEARIEF, encoded by the coding sequence GTGTACAAACAACTTTACGCATCAGTCGCTGCGCTCGCCATTGCTGGTGCCCTGTCATGGCCAGCGGCCGCGCAAACAGCCTCATCCGACGAAGGCACAAGCCCGAAAAGGCTCCAGTCCGTCACGGTTACCGCACGCAAGACATCCGAAGACATTCAGGATGTTCCGCTGTCCATGTCGGCCTTCGATGCCGAAGCCCTGGCCGACTACGGATTTACCGATTCACTGGCCATCGACGACCAGGTTCCGAACCTTGAAATCAAGACTTTCGGCGGCAACCCGAACCTGTTCATCCGGGGTGTCGGGAACAATGACTTCAACGGCACGACTGTATCGCCAGTGAGCATCTACAGCGATGATGTCCTGCAGGGTCTGACCGGCGGGCAGCTGATGCAGATGTTCGACCTTGAGCGGGTCGAAGTCCTTCGTGGCCCGCAGGGCACCCTGTTTGGCCGCAACACGACAGGCGGCGCGATCAACTTCTATTCCCGCAAGCCTGGCAACACGCAGGAAGGCTATCTTCGCGTCGGCATTGGCAGCTACAACGCCCGCGAAGTCGAAGCGGCAGGTACCATCGTTGCGATTGAGGACAAGCTTTCCACACGCATCGCCGGCAAGATGCAGGCGAATGATGGTGACCGCCGAAACCTCTACGATGGGTCGCGGGCGAATGCCGTCGACCTGGCCGCCATTCGCGCCATTACCCGGTACACGCCGAATGATGATGTCGAGTTGTTGTGGAACCTGCATTATGGACGCGATCGCTCCGACTACCAACAGGGCAAGTCCGTCGGCGCGATTAATGGTGGTAATGCACTTGGCTATGTCGATCCGGTGCCGGACGACGCGAAATACATCAACGTTAATCGCACCGACAATCGCCATCACGCCGACACGTGGGGCACCAGTGTCGCCATCACCTGGGACATTGGCGACTACACTCTAAAGTCGGTCACCGCCTATGAAGATGTCGAGACCGACTATCTCGGCGATATCGATCAGAGTCCGCAAAGCCTCGACGAGCTTCGCTTCCAGCAGGATGGCGAACAGGTCAGCCAGGAGTTCAACCTCTCCTATGATGGCGGCGGCGACGTGACCTGGATCTCCGGCCTGTTCGCCCTCAAGGAGGATTTCGGCTACCGCACGTCCGGGCCTCTCTTTGGCGATGTTCCCGGCGCAGCGCTACCGCTCGATGCGCACTCGCAACGCGACACCAAGACCTATGCAGTATTTGGCGAAGCGACCTACCAGCTGACCGATGCCTTCAGCCTGACGGGCGGTCTTCGTTATACATATGAGGAAAAGGATGCGGTTCTCGATAGCCTGCTGACCTATGGCGAGTTCGGTACGTCACCGGCAGGCCTTGTCGTCCCGCTCATTCCGAAAACAAGCCGTTCGGAAAGTTGGGACGCCTGGTCCGGACGCCTCCTCGCCAAGTACGAATTCGGCGCCGACAGCATGGTCTATGGTAGCGTGTCGCGCGGCTTCCGGTCGGGCGGATACAATCTCGGCGCGTTTTTTGACCCGAACGAGCTCACCACTGTCGATCCGGAATTCCTGACCTCTTACGAGATCGGCCTGAAGACCACCCTGCTGGATGATCGGTTCCGCGCCAACATGGCGGTGTTCATGTATGACTATACCGACCTGCAGGTCTTCACCTTTACCCAGGGTTCAAGCACCGCCAACCCGATCGTAATCGCGCTGGAAAACGCTGCCGACGCCGAAGTTTCCGGGTTCGAGGGTGAATTTACCGCCATTCCGGTTGACGGCATGCATCTGTCGCTCGGCATCGGCTATCTCGACGCGTCCTATGAAAACTACGTCTCGCCCATCGCTGGCGACCTCAGTGGGAACCGGCTACCGGGCGCACCTGAATGGAACATCAATGCGTCCGCGCAGCAGGATTTCTCGCTGCCGAATGGATGGGTCCTGACGCCGCGCGTCGAGTATGTCTATGTCGACCAGCGCTACTACGACTCCAACCAGCTTGAGGCCATCAGCTCACGTGGATCACATGAGCTTGTGAACGCCCGGCTATCCCTCTCGCCGGAGACATCTGACTGGGAGATCGCCCTTTGGGCCAAGAATATTGGCGACGAGCAATACATCGTCGATGCCGGGGACCTCAGAGCAACATTTGGCTTCATCCCAACCTATTACGGCCCACGCGAGAGCTGGGGCCTGGAAGCCCGGATCGAATTCTAG
- a CDS encoding 2,4'-dihydroxyacetophenone dioxygenase family protein, with the protein MREEEELLYNPKDLNWHSLGNGAHYRLLRVSPETGHFSIILKLDAGGMFAGHYHLGAGEFLMLKGELKYKDSTAKAGDWGYEPLGAVHADTNVEMETELLFIGYGPIAFTGEDGSIAQILDARLLSDVAEGKIQPVSFTVDA; encoded by the coding sequence ATGCGTGAAGAAGAAGAACTACTCTACAATCCGAAGGATCTGAATTGGCACAGCCTGGGCAATGGCGCCCACTACCGCCTGCTGCGGGTCAGCCCGGAAACCGGACACTTTTCGATCATCCTGAAGCTTGATGCTGGCGGCATGTTTGCCGGCCACTATCACCTCGGCGCGGGCGAGTTCCTGATGCTGAAGGGTGAGCTCAAATACAAGGACAGCACCGCCAAGGCCGGCGACTGGGGATACGAACCACTCGGTGCCGTACATGCCGACACCAATGTCGAGATGGAGACCGAGCTTCTGTTTATCGGCTACGGTCCCATCGCCTTCACCGGTGAAGATGGCAGTATCGCACAAATCCTTGACGCCAGGCTTCTCAGCGATGTCGCAGAAGGCAAGATCCAGCCGGTCTCCTTCACCGTCGACGCGTAA